One Daphnia magna isolate NIES unplaced genomic scaffold, ASM2063170v1.1 Dm_contigs251, whole genome shotgun sequence DNA segment encodes these proteins:
- the LOC123467872 gene encoding LOW QUALITY PROTEIN: unconventional myosin IC-like (The sequence of the model RefSeq protein was modified relative to this genomic sequence to represent the inferred CDS: deleted 1 base in 1 codon), which translates to MEKDLHVRDRVGVQDFVLLENHTSEEDFIENLQKRSKEELIYTYIGSVLVSVNPYKNLPIYGSDYVEKYRNVNFYELPPHVFALTDTALRSLRGELINQCILISGESGAGKTEASKKVLQFIAATTRKKASLETVKDKLLQSNPVLEAFGNAKTNRNDNSSRFGKYMDVEFDFTGDPTGGHIINYLLEKSRVVFQAKGERNFHIFYQLLAGADDDLLEKLFLKRDPDLYVYLKQGESSRLSGVDDAQNFKIVRGALHVMEIGDEEQEALFHLLSVIIHLGNVEYASGEGGRASISNPALVSTIAKLLGCPEDKLVKALLNRTIEARDDVVVSPMGRDEAVKARDALSKSVYERMFNWLVQRLNRSLQSGAEVKKKIVLGILDIYGFEIFQSNSFEQLCINYCNEKLQQQLFIELTLKSEQDEYRREGIAWEPVAYFDNKIICDLIEEKHKGIISIMDEECLVPGEANDKTFLNKMDKLLSEHPHYVSHAKGDTKTKKTIEREEFRLVHYAGEVTYNVNGFLEKNSDLLYRDLKEAMISSSNRITKDMFTGSELSRKKRPDTAASQFKTSLAQLVDILVSKEPSYIRCIKPNDVQKPGLFEKAIVTHQVKYLGLMENLRVRRAGFAYRRPYEGFLNRYKSLCPETWPHPKGDAKSSVQTLVNHLKYGKDDYRMGLTKIFIRLPKTLFETEDAFQKRKNELASKIQAKYKGILQRRKYLAIRARIIIVQSLVRRFLAKRLAAKRRSAVAVIRRFIVGFMKRNEPMGSDNEKFLGFVRHQYLLRLAKQLPQSIMDKSWPDAPASCQEANNILRAMYMQWMVGRYCKSLSPSRRHQFEMKVLAEAVFKNNKKSYGASVTKWFVDSRLSNEQKELFRSNFEANVKSQGETILYSAPVTKFDRHGYKARERFLALTKAAVYLLDAKDCKVKHRLTFNDITGITVTNSQDNLIVVRIPEDDKKDKGDLILECNYLIETLTWIVDTCKKRDIIRFESATSLTHHIAKGKPGTIEITRGGEITGISKGKNGHLMVAAT; encoded by the exons GCGCGGAGAGCTCATCAATCAGTGCATCCTCATTTCAG GTGAATCTGGGGCGGGAAAAACTGAGGCATCCAAAAAAGTGTTGCAGTTCATTGCGGCCACAACGCGTAAGAAGGCGAGCCTTGAGACGGTAAAAGACAAATTGCTGCAATCCAACCCGGTTTTGGAGGCCTTCGGTAACGCTAAAACCAATCGCAATGATAACTCGTCCCGATTCGGCAAATACATGGACGTCGAGTTCGATTTCAcc GGCGACCCCACCGGTGGACACATCATCAACTACCTGCTGGAAAAGTCACGTGTCGTATTCCAGGCTAAAGGCGAACGCAACTTCCATATATTTTACCAACTGCTGGCTGGAGCTGACGACGACCTT TTGGAGAAGCTATTTCTCAAGAGGGACCCTGATCTCTACGTTTACCTTAAACAG GGCGAAAGTTCACGATTGAGTGGAGTTGACGACGCGCAGAACTTTAAAATCGTAAGGGGTGCTCTGCACGTCATGGAAATTGGAGACGAAGAACAAGAAGCACTTTTCCATCTTTTGTCGGTCATCATCCATCTTGGTAACGTCGAGTATGCCAGCGGAGAAGGTGGTCGAGCAAGCATCAGCAATCCTGCTTTGGTTTCTACTATCGCAAAG CTTCTCGGATGCCCGGAAGATAAGCTGGTGAAAGCTTTGCTGAACCGTACAATTGAAGCACGCGATGACGTTGTGGTATCGCCAATGGGGCGCGATGAAGCTGTTAAAGCGCGCGACGCTTTGTCCAAATCCGTTTACGAGCGCATGTTTAACTGGCTCGTCCAGCGACTTAATCGCTCGCTGCAATCGGGTGCCGAGGTCAAGAAGAAAATCGTACTCGGCATTTTGGACATTTACGGCTTTGAAATCTTCCAGTCCAACAGTTTCGAACAGCTCTGCATTAATTACTGCAACGAGAAGCTTCAACAACAACTGTTCATCGAATTGACGCTCAAATCCGAACAAGATGAATATCGCCGCGAGGGCATTGCTTGGGAACCCGTCGCCTATTTCGATAACAAGATCATCTGTGACCTTATCGAGGAGAAGCACAAGG GTATCATTTCTATCATGGACGAAGAATGTCTGGTGCCGGGCGAAGCCAACGACAAAACATTTCTTAATAAGATGGACAAGCTGCTGAGCGAACACCCGCACTACGTCAGCCATGCGAAAGGTGACaccaaaacgaagaaaacgatCGAACGTGAAGAATTCCGTCTAGTCCACTATGCTGGCGAGGTCACGTACAACGTCAATGGCTTCCTGGAAAAAAACAGCGACCTGTTGTATCGTGATTTGAAGGAAGCCATGATTTCGTCTTCCAATAGGATCACCAAAGAT ATGTTCACGGGAAGCGAACTGAGTCGAAAGAAGCGTCCAGATACGGCCGCGTCACAATTCAAGACCAGTTTGGCCCAGCTGGTGGACATTTTGGTTAGTAAAGAGCCGTCGTATATTCGATGCATCAAACCCAATGACGTTCAGAAACCTGGACTGTTCGAGAAGGCCATCGTCACGCATCAA GTGAAATATTTGGGTTTGATGGAGAATTTGAGAGTCCGTCGAGCTGGTTTCGCATACCGTCGACCTTACGAAGGCTTCTTGAATCGCTACAAAAGCCTGTGTCCGGAAACTTGGCCGCATCCGAAAGGCGATGCCAAAAGCTCCGTTCAGACACTCGTCAATCATCTGAAG TATGGAAAAGATGATTATCGCATGGGTCTGACCAAGATATTCATCAGGCTGCCCAAGACTCTGTTTGAAACTGAAGACGCATTTCAGAAGCGCAAGAACGAGTTGGCTAGCAAAATTCAGGCCAAATACAAGGGCATCCTGCAGCGACGCAAGTACCTGGCTATTCGCGCTCGCATCATCATCGTGCAA TCGCTGGTTCGTCGTTTCTTGGCTAAACGTCTAGCTGCCAAACGCCGATCGGCTGTAGCCGTGATTCGTCGATTCATTGTTGGCTTCATGAAGCGTAACGAGCCGATGGGAAGCGACAACGAAAAATTCCTCGGGTTTGTCCGTCACCAGTACCTGTTGCGTTTGGCTAAACAGCTTCCTCAATCAATTATGGACAAGTCCTGGCCCGACGCCCCTGCCAGTTGCCAAGAG GCCAATAATATACTGAGGGCCATGTACATGCAATGGATGGTGGGACGTTACTGCAAGAGCCTTTCGCCTTCGCGTCGGcatcaatttgaaatgaaagtGTTGGCTGAAGCGGTATTTAAAA ATAACAAAAAGAGTTACGGTGCCAGTGTCACCAAGTGGTTCGTCGATAGCCGATTGTCCAACGAACAAAAAGAACTTTTCCGCTCTAATTTTGAAGCCAATGTCAAATCCCAAGGCGAGACTATTTTG TACTCGGCTCCAGTTACGAAATTTGACCGTCATGGCTATAAGGCTCGCGAGCGTTTCCTAGCACTCACCAAAGCGGCTGTCTATTTACTAGATGCCAAAGACTGTAAAGTCAAACACCGCTTGACATTCAACGATATCACTGGCATAACGGTGACCAACAGTCAGGATAATTTGATCGTGGTGCGAATCCCCGAAGACGATAAAAAAGACAAAGGGGACCTGATCCTCGAATGCAACTACCTGATT gaaacgCTTACCTGGATTGTGGATACCTGCAAAAAACGCGACATAATTCGATTTGAATCCGCAACTTC GCTGACGCATCACATTGCCAAGGGTAAGCCTGGTACTATTGAAATCACCCGAGGTGGAGAAATAACGGGCATTTCTAAGGGTAAAAATGGTCATCTGATGGTG GCTGCTACATAA